The proteins below come from a single Rhizobium sp. BT04 genomic window:
- a CDS encoding cupin domain-containing protein: MNGKGKTMEIKPAGSSPSTKPPADYFTGAVRQDPLMEAPAPARVRATSVTFEPGARTAWHTHPLGQTLIVTSGKGLAQSWGEEIREIRAGDAVWFSPGEKHWHGAAPDTAMVHIAIHEALDGKHVDWMEKVSDAQYSGKA, encoded by the coding sequence ATGAATGGAAAAGGAAAGACCATGGAGATCAAACCCGCCGGCTCCAGCCCCTCGACGAAGCCACCGGCCGACTATTTCACCGGCGCCGTCCGCCAGGATCCGCTGATGGAAGCGCCGGCGCCGGCCCGGGTGAGGGCAACCTCCGTCACCTTCGAACCCGGCGCCCGCACGGCCTGGCATACGCATCCGCTCGGCCAGACGCTGATCGTCACATCAGGCAAGGGCCTCGCCCAGAGCTGGGGCGAGGAAATCCGCGAGATCCGCGCCGGCGACGCCGTCTGGTTCTCACCGGGTGAAAAACATTGGCACGGGGCTGCCCCGGATACGGCGATGGTGCATATCGCCATTCACGAGGCGTTGGATGGCAAGCACGTCGACTGGATGGAAAAGGTCAGCGACGCGCAATATTCCGGCAAGGCCTAA
- a CDS encoding NADH-quinone oxidoreductase subunit A — MTELLSSYIPIAIFIGIALVIGLALLIAPFAVAFKAPDSEKLSAYECGFNAFDDARMKFDIRFYLVSILFIIFDLEVAFLFPWAVSFGAIGWFGFWSMMVFLLVLTIGFIYEWKKGALEWE, encoded by the coding sequence ATGACTGAACTGCTCAGTTCTTATATTCCGATCGCCATCTTCATCGGTATCGCGCTCGTTATCGGCCTGGCGCTGCTCATTGCGCCGTTCGCCGTCGCTTTCAAAGCGCCCGATTCGGAAAAGCTCTCGGCTTACGAATGCGGCTTCAACGCGTTCGACGACGCCCGCATGAAGTTCGACATCCGCTTCTACCTCGTGTCGATCCTCTTTATCATCTTCGACCTCGAAGTCGCCTTCCTCTTCCCCTGGGCCGTTTCCTTCGGCGCCATCGGCTGGTTCGGCTTCTGGTCCATGATGGTCTTCCTCCTCGTGCTGACCATCGGCTTTATCTATGAATGGAAGAAGGGAGCCCTGGAATGGGAGTAG
- a CDS encoding NADH-quinone oxidoreductase subunit C, with protein MSEALTELASYLGEARGNLIATSQMKYGELTLTTTGENLIALLTFLRDDAKCGFVNLIDICGVDWPQRELRFDVVYHLLSPKQNLRIRVKVATDEDTPVPSACAVHPGADWFERETWDMYGVLFTGHPDLRRILTDYGFEGHPLRKDFPTTGFVEVRYDDAAKRVVYEPVELKQEFRNFDFMSPWEGTDYVLPGDEKAKQ; from the coding sequence ATGAGTGAAGCCCTGACTGAGCTTGCGTCCTACCTTGGCGAAGCGCGCGGCAATCTGATCGCGACATCGCAGATGAAGTATGGCGAGCTGACGCTGACGACGACGGGTGAAAACCTGATCGCGCTGCTGACCTTTCTGCGCGACGACGCCAAATGCGGTTTCGTCAACTTGATCGATATTTGCGGCGTCGACTGGCCGCAGCGCGAGCTGCGTTTCGACGTCGTCTATCACCTGCTGTCGCCGAAGCAGAATCTGCGCATCCGCGTCAAGGTCGCAACCGACGAAGATACGCCGGTTCCCTCCGCCTGCGCCGTCCATCCCGGCGCCGACTGGTTCGAGCGCGAAACCTGGGACATGTACGGCGTACTCTTCACCGGCCATCCGGACCTGCGCCGCATCCTCACCGACTACGGTTTCGAAGGCCACCCGCTGCGCAAGGACTTCCCGACGACAGGTTTCGTCGAGGTCCGCTACGACGACGCCGCGAAACGCGTCGTGTACGAGCCGGTCGAGTTGAAGCAGGAATTCCGCAACTTCGACTTCATGTCGCCATGGGAAGGCACTGACTATGTGCTGCCTGGGGATGAAAAGGCGAAACAGTGA
- a CDS encoding class I SAM-dependent methyltransferase, which translates to MKTREDRQALRASMPRTPLSAHHMENARLLPDRGELLYRIPNGGIGVEVGAAFGEYTAEILEKNRPAQLYLIDPWSMDRYSSGLDAIHTNFAAEIAAGRLHLMQGTSLEKLAEFEDDFLDWTYVDTDHSFELTWQELLLCDKKVKRTGRIAGHDFCTGNTVKPIVYGVVEAVTKFCKDYGWQFEFLTVESHAHFSYCLKRL; encoded by the coding sequence ATGAAGACACGTGAAGACAGGCAGGCGCTGCGGGCGAGCATGCCGCGCACTCCGCTCAGCGCCCATCATATGGAAAATGCCCGGCTGCTGCCGGACCGCGGCGAGCTGCTCTACCGCATCCCGAACGGCGGCATCGGTGTCGAGGTGGGCGCCGCCTTCGGCGAATATACGGCGGAGATCCTGGAAAAGAATCGCCCGGCGCAGCTCTACCTCATCGATCCCTGGTCGATGGATCGCTACAGCTCAGGGCTTGATGCGATCCATACGAATTTCGCGGCCGAGATCGCGGCCGGCCGGCTGCATCTGATGCAGGGCACGTCGCTGGAGAAGCTTGCCGAATTCGAGGACGATTTCCTCGACTGGACCTATGTCGATACCGACCATTCCTTCGAGCTCACCTGGCAGGAGCTGCTGCTCTGCGACAAGAAGGTGAAGCGGACGGGGCGTATTGCCGGGCATGATTTCTGCACCGGCAATACGGTGAAGCCGATCGTCTATGGCGTCGTCGAGGCGGTCACCAAATTCTGCAAGGATTACGGTTGGCAATTCGAGTTCCTGACGGTCGAATCGCACGCGCATTTTTCCTATTGCCTGAAGCGGCTCTGA
- a CDS encoding NADH-quinone oxidoreductase subunit B family protein produces MGVAPVSNQPLVAQQPKGIIDPSTGKPIGSNDAFFGEINNELADKGFLVTSTDELINWARTGSLMWMTFGLACCAVEMMQLSMPRYDVERFGFAPRASPRQSDVMIVAGTLTNKMAPALRKVYDQMPEPRYVISMGSCANGGGYYHYSYSVVRGCDRIVPIDIYVPGCPPTAEALLYGVLLLQKKIRRTGTIER; encoded by the coding sequence ATGGGAGTAGCCCCTGTGAGCAATCAGCCGCTCGTTGCCCAGCAGCCGAAGGGGATCATCGATCCCTCGACCGGTAAGCCGATCGGCAGTAACGACGCCTTTTTCGGCGAGATCAATAACGAGCTTGCCGATAAGGGTTTTCTCGTCACCTCGACCGACGAGTTGATCAACTGGGCCCGCACCGGTTCGCTGATGTGGATGACCTTCGGTCTTGCCTGCTGCGCCGTCGAAATGATGCAGCTGTCGATGCCGCGTTACGACGTCGAGCGCTTCGGTTTTGCGCCGCGCGCCTCGCCGCGCCAATCCGACGTGATGATCGTCGCCGGCACGCTGACCAACAAGATGGCGCCGGCCTTGCGCAAGGTCTATGACCAGATGCCCGAGCCGCGCTATGTCATCTCGATGGGCTCCTGCGCCAATGGTGGCGGTTATTATCACTATTCCTATTCGGTGGTGCGCGGCTGCGACCGCATCGTGCCGATCGATATCTACGTGCCGGGCTGTCCCCCCACGGCAGAGGCGCTGCTTTACGGCGTGCTTCTGCTGCAGAAGAAGATCCGGCGCACCGGCACGATCGAACGCTAA
- a CDS encoding glutathione peroxidase, translating into MTGNVLDIPVKTVDGRETTLNEYKGRVLLVVNVASKCGLTPQYEGLEKLYGEKRERGFVIAAFPANDFKGQEPGTDAEIVDFCTSTYDVTFPIFSKISVKGEAQHPLYRQLTKSGVATTGDGPMRERLKSHGLAGGDEDDILWNFEKFLIGRDGKVAARFAPDVTADDSRLVSAVERELAKG; encoded by the coding sequence GTGACGGGCAACGTGTTGGATATCCCGGTCAAAACTGTGGATGGTCGCGAGACCACGCTCAACGAATACAAGGGCAGGGTGCTCCTGGTCGTCAATGTCGCCTCGAAATGCGGGCTGACGCCGCAATATGAGGGGCTGGAAAAGCTCTATGGCGAAAAGCGCGAGCGCGGCTTCGTCATCGCCGCTTTCCCCGCCAATGACTTCAAGGGCCAGGAGCCCGGCACCGACGCCGAGATTGTCGACTTCTGCACCAGCACCTATGACGTCACCTTCCCGATCTTCTCGAAGATCTCAGTCAAGGGCGAGGCACAGCACCCGCTTTACCGCCAATTGACCAAGTCGGGCGTCGCGACCACAGGCGACGGCCCGATGCGCGAACGCCTGAAATCCCACGGCCTGGCAGGCGGCGACGAGGACGACATCCTCTGGAACTTCGAAAAATTCCTGATCGGCCGCGACGGCAAAGTCGCCGCCCGCTTTGCGCCTGACGTGACGGCAGATGATTCGCGGCTGGTTTCGGCGGTGGAGAGGGAATTGGCGAAGGGGTGA
- a CDS encoding NADH-quinone oxidoreductase subunit D has product MTEHNVRNFNINFGPQHPAAHGVLRLVLELDGEIVERVDPHIGLLHRGTEKLIETKTYLQAVPYFDRLDYVAPMNQEHAYAMAVEKLLGIEIPIRGQLIRVLYSEIGRILSHLLNVTTQAMDVGALTPPLWGFEEREKLMVFYERASGSRMHAAYVRPGGVHQDLPEKLVQDIGDWCDPFLKALDDIDNLLTGNRIFKQRNVDIGVVSLEDCWAWGFSGVMVRGSGAAWDLRRAQPYECYSDLEFDIPIGKNGDNYDRYLIRMIEMRESVRIMKQCVNRLLSDAKTGPFSSIDGKVVPPKRGEMKRSMEALIHHFKLYTEGYHVPAGEVYAAVEAPKGEFGVYLVSDGTNKPYRCKIRAPGYAHLQAMDFMCRGHQLADVAAVLGSLDIVFGEVDR; this is encoded by the coding sequence ATGACAGAACATAACGTCCGCAACTTCAACATCAATTTCGGACCGCAGCATCCGGCGGCGCATGGCGTTCTTCGTCTTGTCCTGGAGCTTGACGGCGAAATTGTGGAGCGGGTTGATCCGCATATCGGCCTGCTGCACCGCGGCACCGAGAAGCTGATCGAGACCAAGACCTATCTGCAGGCCGTGCCCTATTTCGATCGCCTCGATTACGTCGCGCCGATGAACCAGGAGCATGCCTATGCGATGGCCGTCGAAAAGCTGCTCGGCATCGAGATCCCGATCCGCGGCCAGCTGATCCGCGTTCTCTATTCGGAAATCGGCCGCATCCTCTCGCATCTCCTGAACGTCACGACACAGGCCATGGACGTCGGCGCGCTGACGCCGCCGCTCTGGGGCTTCGAAGAGCGTGAGAAGCTGATGGTGTTCTACGAGCGCGCCAGCGGTTCGCGCATGCACGCCGCTTATGTCCGTCCGGGCGGCGTCCACCAGGATCTGCCGGAAAAGCTTGTGCAGGATATCGGCGACTGGTGCGATCCCTTCCTGAAGGCGCTCGACGACATCGACAATCTGTTGACCGGCAACCGCATCTTCAAGCAGCGCAACGTCGATATCGGCGTCGTCTCGCTGGAAGACTGCTGGGCCTGGGGCTTCTCCGGCGTCATGGTGCGCGGTTCGGGCGCGGCCTGGGATCTGCGTCGCGCCCAGCCTTATGAATGTTATTCCGATCTCGAATTCGACATTCCGATCGGCAAGAACGGCGATAATTACGACCGCTACCTGATCCGCATGATCGAGATGCGCGAATCGGTCCGCATCATGAAGCAATGCGTCAATCGCCTGCTGTCCGATGCCAAGACCGGTCCTTTCTCGTCGATCGACGGCAAGGTCGTGCCGCCGAAGCGCGGCGAGATGAAGCGCTCGATGGAAGCGCTGATTCACCACTTCAAACTCTATACGGAAGGCTACCACGTGCCGGCCGGCGAGGTTTACGCCGCTGTCGAGGCGCCGAAGGGCGAGTTCGGCGTTTATCTCGTCTCCGACGGCACCAACAAGCCTTATCGCTGCAAGATCCGCGCGCCGGGTTATGCCCATCTACAGGCGATGGATTTCATGTGCCGCGGCCACCAGCTTGCCGACGTCGCAGCCGTTCTCGGCTCGCTCGACATCGTCTTCGGCGAGGTGGACCGCTGA